In Calliopsis andreniformis isolate RMS-2024a chromosome 6, iyCalAndr_principal, whole genome shotgun sequence, a single genomic region encodes these proteins:
- the Chd1 gene encoding chromodomain-helicase-DNA-binding protein 1 isoform X2, which yields MQKTLESESGKESGSDSENESKSDSSSSGSNTGSGSGSESDSSSSSGSGSGSGSDSDKSEKSDAPAQSDSFQSKSSNHSTETKVRLKNESSREWDENPDIYGIRRSGRSRKEPERLAPQRESDSDSRKKFKKKSSHNSWNSDSSDSESDDIENRRPPPSKSLNRRAAQKAKEKARARKKRISESSENSSFDSDDNRRQVTRRTGTAVSYKEESEERTDSEDLVEVDEGSTVTAEPDNAETIERILGQRLGKKGVTGNVTTIYAVEENGDPNPEDLTNEETEMQYLIKWKGWSHIHNTWESEESLKAQKVKGLKKLDNFIKREREIKQWRDYAGPEDIDYFECQLELQQDLLKSYNNVERIIAEYNKPDSEHPDYYCKWESLPYAEATWEDGALIIKKWPEKIKEFREREESKRTPSKHCKVLKSRPKFHQVKGQPEYMGRGRDLTLRDYQMDGLNWMIHSWCKENSVILADEMGLGKTIQTICFLYYLFHTHQLHGPFLLVVPLSTMTSWQREMSQWAPDMNFVTYLGDVTSRNVIREYEWCYSSKRLKFNAILTTYEIVLKDKAFLGALNWAVLLVDEAHRLKNDDSLLYKALAEFHTNHRLLITGTPLQNSLKELWALLHFIMPAKFNSWEEFEKEHDNAAQKGYSKLHKQLEPFILRRVKKDVEKSLPAKVEQILRVEMTSLQKQYYKWILTKNYNALRKGVKGSTMTFLNIVIELKKCCNHAFLTKPTESERKESNEDYLQQLIRGSGKLVLLDKLLVRLRETGHRVLIFSQMVRMLDILGEYLQKKHFPFQRLDGSIKGELRKQALDHFNAEGSQDFCFLLSTRAGGLGINLATADTVIIFDSDWNPQNDLQAQARAHRIGQKNQVNIYRLVTKNSVEEEIVERAKQKMVLDHLVIQRMDTTGRTVLDKKNAGTNNNPFNKEDLNAILKFGAEDLFKDEEDGDEEPTCDIDEILRRAETRDEGPSTVGDELLSAFKVASFAAFEEEAEPVVQPNDNDDESKDWAEIIPENFRKKVEEEEKSKEMEDLYLPPRSRKTLQQINQSEGIGRKRKKASADDSEEGDDTGSEAEGSDDERPKKRGRPRVTPRENIKSFTDAEIRRFVKSYKKFPAPLKRLDDIAADAELQEKPMSELRFLGDQLRSRCEACLSEFESTAKENKGEEEGKGPGRKRGRGPTFKIGGVMVNAKSFSAAVKELEPLEQALPSDSEQRSNWHLDMTYCCRLKPANFDCDWTSEDDSRLLRGIYQHGMGSWEAIKMDSSLKLGDKILPNGSKLQLKKINARAEYLLKALKKQMDTKLGVPKVRKPRKSKEVKSAITKEIVEENDSSGEESNKTKVKIEKPPVKKEEEVVVKKETKEEVEEVAEEKKKEKKTKKEKKENKKAKKTKQAAGPMHFTANNEPRALDVLGDLDPSIFNECKEKMRPVKKALKALDRPDQSLSEAEQVAHTRQCLVQIGNQINTCLEEYRDPEQIKEWRSNLWYFVSKFTEFDAKKLYKLYKHATKKGGESNTSATSSPEKKEDSNNSKKYTDKTHEKHIDKQQTESNKDSRLQKRRIEDTEENSNSSTPSKKHLSAISAVSSISNTSAVTIGAITITPITSTPNSTSTTNSADTPRHKEKESKHKEVKRDRERDRDRDRAHSDRSLDRMGGGKDERIRRDSGGYSIGGHYSGSRDDDHWLSRDGRDIRDGRFGDHKRDRFESYGRMSSGYHRDRDRDRDRGMHMNDKRSDYYRYPSGPPSYGYGPGGYGGGGGGGYPPSDMPPSHFRGRGYPGDGYPNDWRPNKDYRRDYDRRPPPPNANS from the exons ATGCAG AAAACATTAGAATCTGAATCTGGTAAGGAATCCGGATCTGATTCTGAAAATGAAAGCAAGAGCGATAGCTCTTCTTCAGGAAGCAATACAGGATCTGGTTCAGGATCAGAAAG TGACTCTAGCTCCTCGAGTGGTTCCGGGTCTGGATCAGGTTCTGATTCCGACAAATCAGAGAAGTCGGATGCACCTGCACAAAGTGATAGCTTCCAGAGCAAAAGTTCAAATCACAGCACAGAAACAAAAGTTAGGCTTAAGAATGAGTCTAGTCGTGAATGGGATGAGAATCCTGACATATATGGCATCAGGAGATCTGGCAGGTCTAGGAAAGAGCCTGAAAGGCTTGCACCACAACGTGAAAGCGATAGCGATAGTCGCAAGAAATTTAAGAAGAAAAG TTCACATAATTCATGGAATTCAGATAGTTCAGATTCTGAATCGGATGACATTGAAAATAGAAGACCTCCACCTAGTAAATCATTAAATAGACGTGCTGCACAGAAGGCAAAGGAGAAAGCTAGAGCACGAAAAAAACGAATTTCAGAATCATCAGAAAATTCCTCTTTTGACAGTGATGATAACAGAAG GCAAGTCACAAGAAGAACTGGCACTGCTGTCAGTTACAAGGAAGAGAGTGAAGAAAGAACTGACAGTGAAGATTTAGTGGAAGTTGATGAAGGTAGCACTGTAACTGCAGAACCTGATAATGCAGAGACAATTGAACGAATTTTGGGGCAAAGACTTGGTAAAAAAGGAG TTACAGGAAATGTTACTACGATATATGCTGTTGAAGAAAATGGAGATCCTAATCCAGAAGACTTAACTAATGAAGAAACAGAAATGCAGTATTTAATAAAATGGAAGGGATGGTCCCACATACATAATACATGGGAATCAGAAGAATCTTTAAAAGCACAAAAAGTGAAAGGACTAAAAAAGTTAGATAATTTTATTAAGCGAGAACGAGAGATTAAACAGTGGAGAGATTATGCTGGACCTGAAGATATTGATTACTTTGAATGTCAATTAGAACTTCAACAGGATCTCCTGAAAAGTTACAATAATGTTGAAAGAATTATTGCTGAATATAATAAGCCTGATTCAGAACATCCAGACTATTATTGTAAGTGGGAAAGCTTACCATATGCTGAAGCTACTTGGGAAGATGGAGcactaattattaaaaaatggcCCGAAAAAATCAAAGAATTCCGAGAAAGAGAAGAATCCAAACGTACACCAAGTAAACATTGCAAAGTTCTCAAGTCAAGACCCAAGTTCCATCAGGTGAAAGGGCAACCAGAGTACATGGGCAGAGGACGAGATCTAACACTTAGAGACTATCAAATGGATGGTTTGAATTGGATGATTCATTCGTGGTGTAAAGAAAATAG TGTTATTTTAGCTGATGAAATGGGCCTTGGTAAAACAATACAAACAATATGCTTCCtctattatttgttccatacgcatCAGCTTCATGGGCCATTTTTATTAGTAGTTCCTCTTTCGACAATGACTTCCTGGCAAAGAGAGATGTCTCAGTGGGCTCCAGACATGAATTTCGTCACTTATTTAGGTGACGTTACTTCTCGTAATGTT ATTAGAGAGTATGAGTGGTGTTACAGTTCAAAGAGATTAAAGTTCAATGCCATACTAACGACGTATGAAATAGTACTTAAAGACAAAGCATTTTTGGGTGCCTTAAACTGGGCCGTGTTGCTAGTAGATGAAGCGCATCGATTAAAGAATGACGATTCCCTTTTGTACAAAGCACTTGCCGAATTTCATACAAATCACCGCCTTTTAATAACTGGTACTCCATTACAAAACAGCTTAAAAGAATTATGGGCCTTACTACACTTCATAATGCCTGCTAA ATTCAACTCGTGGGAAGAATTTGAGAAGGAGCACGACAACGCTGCTCAAAAAGGGTATTCTAAGTTACATAAGCAGTTAGAACCTTTTATTTTGCGACGTGTTAAAAAGGACGTAGAGAAATCTCTACCTGCTAAAGTTGAACAAATTTtgcgcgtagaaatgacatcttTGCAAAAGCAGTACTACAAGTGGATATTAACTAAGAATTATAACGCTTTACGGAAAGGTGTTAAAGGATCTACTATGACATTTTTAAACATCGTCATCGAATTGAAGAAATGTTGTAACCACGCTTTTCTTACAAAACCTACTGAAAGCGAAAGAAAGGAGAGCAACGAAGATTATTTGCAACAGTTAATTCGCGGTTCCGGAAAATTAGTTCTTCTCGACAAGTTGTTAGTTAGATTACGTGAAACAGGCCACAGAGTATTAATATTCAGTCAGATGGTTAGAATGTTGGATATTCTTGGTGAATATCTGCAAAAGAAACATTTTCCATTCCAAAGATTAGATGGAAGTATAAAAGGAGAGCTTCGGAAACAAGCATTGGATCATTTTAACGCAGAAGGATCTCAGGACTTTTGTTTCTTATTGTCAACCAGGGCAGGTGGTCTTGGTATTAATTTAGCTACTGCCGATACTGTTATTATTTTTGACTCAGATTGGAACCCGCAAAATGATCTGCAAGCACAAGCTAGAGCTCATCGTATTGGGCAAAAGAACCAG GTAAATATTTACCGATTAGTAACCAAAAATTCAGTGGAGGAGGAGATAGTAGAGAGAGCGAAACAAAAGATGGTCTTGGATCACCTTGTAATTCAGCGGATGGATACAACTGGGAGAACAGTGTTAGATAAGAAAAATGCAGGGACCAATAATAACCCGTTCAACAAAGAAGATCTAAACGCTATTTTAAAATTTGGCGCTGAAGATTTGTTCAAAGATGAAGAAGATGGAGACGAGGAACCGACT tGTGATATCGACGAAATTTTGAGGAGAGCGGAGACAAGAGATGAAGGACCTTCAACAGTAGGAGATGAATTGTTGTCCGCATTCAAGGTAGCTAGTTTTGCTGCATTTGAAGAAGAAGCTGAGCCTGTTGTTCAACCAAATGACAATGACGATGAAAGTAAAGACTGG GCTGAAATCATCCCAGAAAATTTTAGAAAAAAggtcgaagaagaagaaaaatcaaAGGAAATGGAAGATTTGTACTTACCACCAAGAAGTCGGAAAACACTGCAGCAAATTAATCAGAGTGAAGGTAT AGGTAGGAAGCGGAAGAAGGCGTCTGCCGACGACAGTGAGGAAGGCGATGACACTGGAAGTGAAGCTGAAGGTAGTGACGATGAACGTCCTAAGAAAAGAGGTAGACCAAGAGTAACACCTCGAGAGAACATAAAGAGCTTTACTGATGCAGAG ATCCGCAGGTTCGTCAAAAGTTACAAAAAATTCCCTGCACCATTGAAACGATTAGACGACATCGCGGCGGATGCCGAGCTGCAAGAAAAGCCAATGTCGGAATTGCGTTTCTTAGGAGATCAATTGAGAAGTCGATGTGAAGCGTGTTTGTCTGAGTTTGAAAGTACCGCGAAGGAAAATAAGGGTGAAGAAGAGGGTAAAGGTCCTGGTCGTAAAAGAGGTCGTGGTCCAACCTTTAAAATCGGTGGTGTCATGGTTAATGCGAAATCTTTCTCGGCTGCTGTGAAGGAACTAGAACCTTTAGAACAAGCTTTACCTTCCGACTCTGAACAACGGTCTAATTGGCACCTTGATATGAC TTACTGCTGTAGATTAAAACCTGCAAACTTCGACTGTGATTGGACTAGTGAAGATGACTCTAGACTCTTACGAGGTATATATCAGCATGGTATGGGTTCGTGGGAAGCAATAAAAATGGATAGCAGTTTAAAACTTGGAGATAAAATTCTTCCAAACGGCAGTAAACTACAATTAAAAAAGATAAACGCTCGTGCCGAATACCTCTTGAAAGCTCTTAAGAAACAGATGGATACCAAACTAGGAGTG CCCAAAGTAAGAAAACCAAGAAAATCTAAAGAAGTAAAGTCTGCAATAACAAAAGAAATTGTAGAAGAAAATGACAGCTCGGGCGAAGAAAGTAATAAAACAAAAGTCAAAATTGAAAAG CCACCCgtgaaaaaagaagaagaagttgTCGTAAAAAAGGAAACTAAAGAAGAAGTTGAAGAGGTGGccgaagaaaagaaaaaggagAAGAAAACTAAAAAGGAGAAGAAGGAAAATAAGAAAGCTAAAAAGACTAAACAAGCTGCTGGTCCTATGCATTTCACTGCTAACAATGAACCAAGGGCTCTTGACGTTCTTGGAGATCTTGATCCTTCCATATTTAATGag TGTAAAGAAAAAATGAGACCAGTAAAAAAAGCATTAAAAGCTTTGGACCGACCTGATCAGTCTTTAAGTGAAGCGGAACAGGTTGCCCATACAAGGCAGTGTCTTGTTCAAATTGGAAACCAAATTAATACTTGTCTAGAAGAATATAGGGACCCTGAACAAATTAAAGAATGGAGAAGCAATTTATGGTATTTTGTATCTAAATTCACAGAGTTCGATGCAAAAAAGTTATACAAATTGTATAAACATGCAACGAAAAAAGGAGGAGAAAGTAACACAAGTGCCACATCGAGTCCAGAGAAAAAGGAAGACTCAAATAACTCCAAG AAATATACAGATAAAACTCATGAAAAACATATCGACAAGCAACAGACAGAAAGTAATAAAGACAGTAGGTTACAAAAGCGCAGAATTGAAGATACAGAAGAGAATTCTAATAGTAGTACACCAAGTAAGAAACATCTCTCGGCTATATCTGCTGTAAGCAGTATTAGCAATACATCTGCGGTTACAATTGGTGCTATCACTATTACTCCTATCACATCGACCCCGAATTCTACGAGTACCACTAATAGCGCGGATACACCACGACACAAAGAAAAAGAATCAAAACACAAAGAAGTGAAGAGGGATAGGGAACGTGATAGGGACAGAGACAGAGCACACAGTGATAGAAGTCTAGACAGAATGGGCGGTGGAAAAGATGAAAGGATCAGAAGAGATAGTGGTGGTTACAGTATAGGTGGACATTACAGCGGTAGCAGAGATGACGATCACTGGTTATCTCGTGATGGAAGGGATATTCGTGATGGAAG ATTTGGAGACCACAAGCGCGATCGTTTTGAATCTTATGGACGTATGTCCAGTGGATACCACCGAGACAGAGATAGGGACCGTGATCGCGGCATGCACATGAATGACAAAAGGAG TGATTATTACAGATATCCGTCGGGACCACCAAGTTATGGGTACGGTCCAGGAGGGTATGGAGGTGGAGGTGGTGGTGGTTACCCTCCATCTGACATGCCGCCAAGTCACTTTAGAGGTCGAGGCTACCCTGGAGATGGTTATCCGAATGACTGGCGGCCAAATAAAGATTATAGACGAGATTATGATAGAAGACCTCCTCCACCAAACGCTAACTCCTAG
- the Chd1 gene encoding chromodomain-helicase-DNA-binding protein 1 isoform X1, with the protein MQKTLESESGKESGSDSENESKSDSSSSGSNTGSGSGSESDSSSSSGSGSGSGSDSDKSEKSDAPAQSDSFQSKSSNHSTETKVRLKNESSREWDENPDIYGIRRSGRSRKEPERLAPQRESDSDSRKKFKKKSSHNSWNSDSSDSESDDIENRRPPPSKSLNRRAAQKAKEKARARKKRISESSENSSFDSDDNRRQVTRRTGTAVSYKEESEERTDSEDLVEVDEGSTVTAEPDNAETIERILGQRLGKKGVTGNVTTIYAVEENGDPNPEDLTNEETEMQYLIKWKGWSHIHNTWESEESLKAQKVKGLKKLDNFIKREREIKQWRDYAGPEDIDYFECQLELQQDLLKSYNNVERIIAEYNKPDSEHPDYYCKWESLPYAEATWEDGALIIKKWPEKIKEFREREESKRTPSKHCKVLKSRPKFHQVKGQPEYMGRGRDLTLRDYQMDGLNWMIHSWCKENSVILADEMGLGKTIQTICFLYYLFHTHQLHGPFLLVVPLSTMTSWQREMSQWAPDMNFVTYLGDVTSRNVIREYEWCYSSKRLKFNAILTTYEIVLKDKAFLGALNWAVLLVDEAHRLKNDDSLLYKALAEFHTNHRLLITGTPLQNSLKELWALLHFIMPAKFNSWEEFEKEHDNAAQKGYSKLHKQLEPFILRRVKKDVEKSLPAKVEQILRVEMTSLQKQYYKWILTKNYNALRKGVKGSTMTFLNIVIELKKCCNHAFLTKPTESERKESNEDYLQQLIRGSGKLVLLDKLLVRLRETGHRVLIFSQMVRMLDILGEYLQKKHFPFQRLDGSIKGELRKQALDHFNAEGSQDFCFLLSTRAGGLGINLATADTVIIFDSDWNPQNDLQAQARAHRIGQKNQVNIYRLVTKNSVEEEIVERAKQKMVLDHLVIQRMDTTGRTVLDKKNAGTNNNPFNKEDLNAILKFGAEDLFKDEEDGDEEPTCDIDEILRRAETRDEGPSTVGDELLSAFKVASFAAFEEEAEPVVQPNDNDDESKDWAEIIPENFRKKVEEEEKSKEMEDLYLPPRSRKTLQQINQSEGRGRKRKKASADDSEEGDDTGSEAEGSDDERPKKRGRPRVTPRENIKSFTDAEIRRFVKSYKKFPAPLKRLDDIAADAELQEKPMSELRFLGDQLRSRCEACLSEFESTAKENKGEEEGKGPGRKRGRGPTFKIGGVMVNAKSFSAAVKELEPLEQALPSDSEQRSNWHLDMTYCCRLKPANFDCDWTSEDDSRLLRGIYQHGMGSWEAIKMDSSLKLGDKILPNGSKLQLKKINARAEYLLKALKKQMDTKLGVPKVRKPRKSKEVKSAITKEIVEENDSSGEESNKTKVKIEKPPVKKEEEVVVKKETKEEVEEVAEEKKKEKKTKKEKKENKKAKKTKQAAGPMHFTANNEPRALDVLGDLDPSIFNECKEKMRPVKKALKALDRPDQSLSEAEQVAHTRQCLVQIGNQINTCLEEYRDPEQIKEWRSNLWYFVSKFTEFDAKKLYKLYKHATKKGGESNTSATSSPEKKEDSNNSKKYTDKTHEKHIDKQQTESNKDSRLQKRRIEDTEENSNSSTPSKKHLSAISAVSSISNTSAVTIGAITITPITSTPNSTSTTNSADTPRHKEKESKHKEVKRDRERDRDRDRAHSDRSLDRMGGGKDERIRRDSGGYSIGGHYSGSRDDDHWLSRDGRDIRDGRFGDHKRDRFESYGRMSSGYHRDRDRDRDRGMHMNDKRSDYYRYPSGPPSYGYGPGGYGGGGGGGYPPSDMPPSHFRGRGYPGDGYPNDWRPNKDYRRDYDRRPPPPNANS; encoded by the exons ATGCAG AAAACATTAGAATCTGAATCTGGTAAGGAATCCGGATCTGATTCTGAAAATGAAAGCAAGAGCGATAGCTCTTCTTCAGGAAGCAATACAGGATCTGGTTCAGGATCAGAAAG TGACTCTAGCTCCTCGAGTGGTTCCGGGTCTGGATCAGGTTCTGATTCCGACAAATCAGAGAAGTCGGATGCACCTGCACAAAGTGATAGCTTCCAGAGCAAAAGTTCAAATCACAGCACAGAAACAAAAGTTAGGCTTAAGAATGAGTCTAGTCGTGAATGGGATGAGAATCCTGACATATATGGCATCAGGAGATCTGGCAGGTCTAGGAAAGAGCCTGAAAGGCTTGCACCACAACGTGAAAGCGATAGCGATAGTCGCAAGAAATTTAAGAAGAAAAG TTCACATAATTCATGGAATTCAGATAGTTCAGATTCTGAATCGGATGACATTGAAAATAGAAGACCTCCACCTAGTAAATCATTAAATAGACGTGCTGCACAGAAGGCAAAGGAGAAAGCTAGAGCACGAAAAAAACGAATTTCAGAATCATCAGAAAATTCCTCTTTTGACAGTGATGATAACAGAAG GCAAGTCACAAGAAGAACTGGCACTGCTGTCAGTTACAAGGAAGAGAGTGAAGAAAGAACTGACAGTGAAGATTTAGTGGAAGTTGATGAAGGTAGCACTGTAACTGCAGAACCTGATAATGCAGAGACAATTGAACGAATTTTGGGGCAAAGACTTGGTAAAAAAGGAG TTACAGGAAATGTTACTACGATATATGCTGTTGAAGAAAATGGAGATCCTAATCCAGAAGACTTAACTAATGAAGAAACAGAAATGCAGTATTTAATAAAATGGAAGGGATGGTCCCACATACATAATACATGGGAATCAGAAGAATCTTTAAAAGCACAAAAAGTGAAAGGACTAAAAAAGTTAGATAATTTTATTAAGCGAGAACGAGAGATTAAACAGTGGAGAGATTATGCTGGACCTGAAGATATTGATTACTTTGAATGTCAATTAGAACTTCAACAGGATCTCCTGAAAAGTTACAATAATGTTGAAAGAATTATTGCTGAATATAATAAGCCTGATTCAGAACATCCAGACTATTATTGTAAGTGGGAAAGCTTACCATATGCTGAAGCTACTTGGGAAGATGGAGcactaattattaaaaaatggcCCGAAAAAATCAAAGAATTCCGAGAAAGAGAAGAATCCAAACGTACACCAAGTAAACATTGCAAAGTTCTCAAGTCAAGACCCAAGTTCCATCAGGTGAAAGGGCAACCAGAGTACATGGGCAGAGGACGAGATCTAACACTTAGAGACTATCAAATGGATGGTTTGAATTGGATGATTCATTCGTGGTGTAAAGAAAATAG TGTTATTTTAGCTGATGAAATGGGCCTTGGTAAAACAATACAAACAATATGCTTCCtctattatttgttccatacgcatCAGCTTCATGGGCCATTTTTATTAGTAGTTCCTCTTTCGACAATGACTTCCTGGCAAAGAGAGATGTCTCAGTGGGCTCCAGACATGAATTTCGTCACTTATTTAGGTGACGTTACTTCTCGTAATGTT ATTAGAGAGTATGAGTGGTGTTACAGTTCAAAGAGATTAAAGTTCAATGCCATACTAACGACGTATGAAATAGTACTTAAAGACAAAGCATTTTTGGGTGCCTTAAACTGGGCCGTGTTGCTAGTAGATGAAGCGCATCGATTAAAGAATGACGATTCCCTTTTGTACAAAGCACTTGCCGAATTTCATACAAATCACCGCCTTTTAATAACTGGTACTCCATTACAAAACAGCTTAAAAGAATTATGGGCCTTACTACACTTCATAATGCCTGCTAA ATTCAACTCGTGGGAAGAATTTGAGAAGGAGCACGACAACGCTGCTCAAAAAGGGTATTCTAAGTTACATAAGCAGTTAGAACCTTTTATTTTGCGACGTGTTAAAAAGGACGTAGAGAAATCTCTACCTGCTAAAGTTGAACAAATTTtgcgcgtagaaatgacatcttTGCAAAAGCAGTACTACAAGTGGATATTAACTAAGAATTATAACGCTTTACGGAAAGGTGTTAAAGGATCTACTATGACATTTTTAAACATCGTCATCGAATTGAAGAAATGTTGTAACCACGCTTTTCTTACAAAACCTACTGAAAGCGAAAGAAAGGAGAGCAACGAAGATTATTTGCAACAGTTAATTCGCGGTTCCGGAAAATTAGTTCTTCTCGACAAGTTGTTAGTTAGATTACGTGAAACAGGCCACAGAGTATTAATATTCAGTCAGATGGTTAGAATGTTGGATATTCTTGGTGAATATCTGCAAAAGAAACATTTTCCATTCCAAAGATTAGATGGAAGTATAAAAGGAGAGCTTCGGAAACAAGCATTGGATCATTTTAACGCAGAAGGATCTCAGGACTTTTGTTTCTTATTGTCAACCAGGGCAGGTGGTCTTGGTATTAATTTAGCTACTGCCGATACTGTTATTATTTTTGACTCAGATTGGAACCCGCAAAATGATCTGCAAGCACAAGCTAGAGCTCATCGTATTGGGCAAAAGAACCAG GTAAATATTTACCGATTAGTAACCAAAAATTCAGTGGAGGAGGAGATAGTAGAGAGAGCGAAACAAAAGATGGTCTTGGATCACCTTGTAATTCAGCGGATGGATACAACTGGGAGAACAGTGTTAGATAAGAAAAATGCAGGGACCAATAATAACCCGTTCAACAAAGAAGATCTAAACGCTATTTTAAAATTTGGCGCTGAAGATTTGTTCAAAGATGAAGAAGATGGAGACGAGGAACCGACT tGTGATATCGACGAAATTTTGAGGAGAGCGGAGACAAGAGATGAAGGACCTTCAACAGTAGGAGATGAATTGTTGTCCGCATTCAAGGTAGCTAGTTTTGCTGCATTTGAAGAAGAAGCTGAGCCTGTTGTTCAACCAAATGACAATGACGATGAAAGTAAAGACTGG GCTGAAATCATCCCAGAAAATTTTAGAAAAAAggtcgaagaagaagaaaaatcaaAGGAAATGGAAGATTTGTACTTACCACCAAGAAGTCGGAAAACACTGCAGCAAATTAATCAGAGTGAAG GAAGAGGTAGGAAGCGGAAGAAGGCGTCTGCCGACGACAGTGAGGAAGGCGATGACACTGGAAGTGAAGCTGAAGGTAGTGACGATGAACGTCCTAAGAAAAGAGGTAGACCAAGAGTAACACCTCGAGAGAACATAAAGAGCTTTACTGATGCAGAG ATCCGCAGGTTCGTCAAAAGTTACAAAAAATTCCCTGCACCATTGAAACGATTAGACGACATCGCGGCGGATGCCGAGCTGCAAGAAAAGCCAATGTCGGAATTGCGTTTCTTAGGAGATCAATTGAGAAGTCGATGTGAAGCGTGTTTGTCTGAGTTTGAAAGTACCGCGAAGGAAAATAAGGGTGAAGAAGAGGGTAAAGGTCCTGGTCGTAAAAGAGGTCGTGGTCCAACCTTTAAAATCGGTGGTGTCATGGTTAATGCGAAATCTTTCTCGGCTGCTGTGAAGGAACTAGAACCTTTAGAACAAGCTTTACCTTCCGACTCTGAACAACGGTCTAATTGGCACCTTGATATGAC TTACTGCTGTAGATTAAAACCTGCAAACTTCGACTGTGATTGGACTAGTGAAGATGACTCTAGACTCTTACGAGGTATATATCAGCATGGTATGGGTTCGTGGGAAGCAATAAAAATGGATAGCAGTTTAAAACTTGGAGATAAAATTCTTCCAAACGGCAGTAAACTACAATTAAAAAAGATAAACGCTCGTGCCGAATACCTCTTGAAAGCTCTTAAGAAACAGATGGATACCAAACTAGGAGTG CCCAAAGTAAGAAAACCAAGAAAATCTAAAGAAGTAAAGTCTGCAATAACAAAAGAAATTGTAGAAGAAAATGACAGCTCGGGCGAAGAAAGTAATAAAACAAAAGTCAAAATTGAAAAG CCACCCgtgaaaaaagaagaagaagttgTCGTAAAAAAGGAAACTAAAGAAGAAGTTGAAGAGGTGGccgaagaaaagaaaaaggagAAGAAAACTAAAAAGGAGAAGAAGGAAAATAAGAAAGCTAAAAAGACTAAACAAGCTGCTGGTCCTATGCATTTCACTGCTAACAATGAACCAAGGGCTCTTGACGTTCTTGGAGATCTTGATCCTTCCATATTTAATGag TGTAAAGAAAAAATGAGACCAGTAAAAAAAGCATTAAAAGCTTTGGACCGACCTGATCAGTCTTTAAGTGAAGCGGAACAGGTTGCCCATACAAGGCAGTGTCTTGTTCAAATTGGAAACCAAATTAATACTTGTCTAGAAGAATATAGGGACCCTGAACAAATTAAAGAATGGAGAAGCAATTTATGGTATTTTGTATCTAAATTCACAGAGTTCGATGCAAAAAAGTTATACAAATTGTATAAACATGCAACGAAAAAAGGAGGAGAAAGTAACACAAGTGCCACATCGAGTCCAGAGAAAAAGGAAGACTCAAATAACTCCAAG AAATATACAGATAAAACTCATGAAAAACATATCGACAAGCAACAGACAGAAAGTAATAAAGACAGTAGGTTACAAAAGCGCAGAATTGAAGATACAGAAGAGAATTCTAATAGTAGTACACCAAGTAAGAAACATCTCTCGGCTATATCTGCTGTAAGCAGTATTAGCAATACATCTGCGGTTACAATTGGTGCTATCACTATTACTCCTATCACATCGACCCCGAATTCTACGAGTACCACTAATAGCGCGGATACACCACGACACAAAGAAAAAGAATCAAAACACAAAGAAGTGAAGAGGGATAGGGAACGTGATAGGGACAGAGACAGAGCACACAGTGATAGAAGTCTAGACAGAATGGGCGGTGGAAAAGATGAAAGGATCAGAAGAGATAGTGGTGGTTACAGTATAGGTGGACATTACAGCGGTAGCAGAGATGACGATCACTGGTTATCTCGTGATGGAAGGGATATTCGTGATGGAAG ATTTGGAGACCACAAGCGCGATCGTTTTGAATCTTATGGACGTATGTCCAGTGGATACCACCGAGACAGAGATAGGGACCGTGATCGCGGCATGCACATGAATGACAAAAGGAG TGATTATTACAGATATCCGTCGGGACCACCAAGTTATGGGTACGGTCCAGGAGGGTATGGAGGTGGAGGTGGTGGTGGTTACCCTCCATCTGACATGCCGCCAAGTCACTTTAGAGGTCGAGGCTACCCTGGAGATGGTTATCCGAATGACTGGCGGCCAAATAAAGATTATAGACGAGATTATGATAGAAGACCTCCTCCACCAAACGCTAACTCCTAG